In Drosophila bipectinata strain 14024-0381.07 chromosome 2R, DbipHiC1v2, whole genome shotgun sequence, one genomic interval encodes:
- the LOC108128186 gene encoding uncharacterized protein isoform X1, with protein sequence MYVKMNYSDKLPENVSYAGHSIRPGHYGWIVPFPDIRLFHQTQQSLRFNIFNNISNTYYDQYVIDEQHIRELTNITSVVQFKNPKCVESKCVTILAEFENDTSFIKNELIEMGLYVNVIWLGNNFKKKVRSLIKEYAKKYPLGHKRIIILHWLPSEMFHDATNFAEIIIPKCKFIQSLNKSGCKYEYTSFLKYYSKNLESDLQIKHALNHFYLRDEDIENIWKDLESHKQNLTYDLFNIVACHWLLNNTYYLKKWEKSEPPIKNIFIGGIFPLNVSKSGYENLFNVSRLAAMAINNNQSILPGYNLKILASNGQCQANMVLKSFIHYYTRPNLLGILGPACSETVEPIVGIGKHMNMIVMSYSAESVDLVNSKTYPYFFRTIGSHLIFIGAYLDIMKVLDWSKVSFLYETESVEYISTLEENLKQRNFTLTINIKIDTNCNPTHIKENLQRLNQARSKIIIANLYYPTAAKTICEALKLKMTQQYGYIWFLPHELLKDFYGWQITVNDSCSAQDFHEAVNGHFSIMHTPFFNYSARMQEGRTIKDWKESYRTQYGSEPSSYSGFTYDAVWTYALAAHKLLLEDKNAFNNLRTAKVINKFSEIIWETRFNGLSGNVYFTRGVPGGSRALSLDLLQWRNTSFHRIGTYESPTKLVKPGIRISEGNLFLNMTSIYWPTGRVPEDGRFDCRFSILARLFNSSCDTSLIIVTISFCIFSVSSISFIFFFFFKHFYKRKLKRSAQIMKLFGIDILSPTLSEKNTLDKWEIAKENVVINRRLGEGAFGMVYGGEAKFSENKWIAVAVKTLKSGQSTEDRIDFLTEAEAMKKFDHNNIIKLLGVCLQSEPIYTVMEFMLHGDLKTFLLARRNLVRENISDESDISPKRLTLYAIDIANGLAYLAKRKYVHRDIACRNCLVNFDRVVKISDFGMARPTFESDYYRYNRKGMRKLFPVRWMPPETLSLGLFTTASDIWSYGVVLYELISFGAYPYQGLTNNQVLDYVKSGNTINIPSKAKPQLERLIQACWSQDAAYRPSALEIIEYISKYPRLLNACLDIPPKSINMKGNKTYDLKVLDKIIQSSEDMEVLSNSSLPFRSIQTTLDGYSIMTPLLTHQ encoded by the exons ATGTATGTAAAGATGAATTATTCTGACAAATTACCCGAGAATGTATCCTATGCTGGACACTCAATTAGGCCTGGGCACTATGGCTGGATCGTTCCATTTCCGGATATACGGCTCTTCCATCAAACACAACAAAGCTTacgttttaatatttttaacaatataAGTAATACCTATTATGATCAATACGTAATTGATGAACAACATATTAGAGAACTGACCAATATTACaag tgTTGTGCAATTTAAAAATCCGAAATGCGTCGAAAGCAAGTGTGTCACAATTTTAGCAGAATTTGAAAATGACACAagctttataaaaaatgaattaataGAAATGGGACTTTATGTAAATGTTATATGGTTAggaaataactttaaaaaaaaagtaagaagTTTGATCAAAGAGTACGCAAAAAAATACCCACTTGGCCACAaaagaattattattttacacTGGCTCCCATCCGAAATGTTCCATGACGCAACAAATTTCgcagaaataataatacccaAATGCAAATTTATACAGTCATTAAATAAATCAGGTTGTAAATATGAGTATacttcttttttaaaatattattcaaagAATTTGGAATCAGACCTTCAAATAAAACACGCactaaatcatttttatttgcGCGATGAAGACATCGAAAACATCTGGAAAGACCTTGAAAGCCATAAACAGAACTTAACTTATGATTTGTTCAACATTGTGGCTTGCCATTGgcttttaaataatacttattatttaaaaaaatgggaaaagagTGAACCgcctattaaaaatatttttattggtgGTATATTTCCATTAAATGTATCAAAAAGTGGATACGAAAACCTTTTTAACGTTTCAAGACTTGCAGCAATGGCTATTAATAACAATCAATCAATACTACCAGGATACAATTTGAAAATCTTAGCTAGCAATGGTCAATGCCAAGCGAATATGGTTCTTAAGTCATTCATTCACTATTATACAAGACCAAATTTGTTGGGTATTTTAGGGCCAGCGTGTAGTGAAACAGTAGAACCCATAGTTGGCATTGGAAAGCATATGAACATGATTGTTATGTCCTATTCCGCTGAAAGTGTGGATTTGGTTAATAGTAAAACTTATCCATACTTCTTTCGTACAATAGGATCCCATTTGATTTTCATAGGTGCATATCTTGATATCATGAAAGTCTTGGATTGGAGTAAAGTAAGTTTTTTATATGAAACAGAATCAGTTGAATATATATCGACATTAGAAGAAAATTTAAAGCAACGAAATTTTACTTTgactataaatattaaaattgacACCAATTGCAACCCCACCCATATTAAAGAG aaccTTCAAAGATTAAATCAAGCTCGATCTAAGATTATAATTGCAAACTTATATTATCCAACTGCTGCCAAAACAATATGTGaagcattaaaattaaaa ATGACTCAACAGTACGGTTATATTTGGTTTCTTCCCCATGAACTCTTAAAAGACTTTTATGGTTGGCaaataactgttaacgatAGCTGTAGTGCGCAAGATTTCCACGAG gcAGTAAATGGTCATTTTAGTATAATGCACACaccattttttaattattcggCACGTATGCAAGAAGGCCGGACAATAAAAGATTGGAAAGAATCATATAGAACTCAATATGGATCCGAACCGTCTTCTTATTCTGGCTTTACATATGATGCAGTTTGGACATACGCCTTAGCCGCTCATAAGTTACTGCTTGAAGACAAAAATGCTTTTAACAATTTAAGAACAGCAAAAGTTATAAATAAGTTTAGTGAAATTATTTGGGAAACAAGATTTAATGGCTTATCTGGGAACGTATATTTTACACGGGGGGTACCTGGTGGGTCACGTGCTCTTAGCTTGGATTTATTGCAGTGGCGAAATACTAGTTTCCACCGAATTGGAACATATGAGTCTCCTACGAAACTTGTTAAGCCTGGGATTCGTATTAGTGAAGGAAATTTATTCTTGAATATGACATCTATATATTGGCCAACAGGTCGAGTTCCCGAAGATGGTAGATTTGACTGCCGATTTTCAATACTGGCTAGATTATTTAATTCTAGTTGTGATACGTCCCTAATAATTGTCACAATttcattttgtatattttctgTATCATCTAtatcgtttattttttttttcttttttaaacacTTTTATAAACGTAAACTAAAGCGTTCGGCTCAGATAATGAAATTGTTTGGTATCGACATTCTTTCTCCGACATTGAGTGAAAAAAATACCTTAGATAAATGGGAAATAGCCAAAGAGAATGTGGTAATAAACCGACGATTAGGAGAAGGAGCATTTGGTATGGTGTACGGAGGGGAAGcaaaattttctgaaaatAAGTGGATCGCTGTGGCAGTAAAGACATTAAAATCTGGGCAATCTACCGAAGATCGCATCGACTTTTTGACAGAAGCGGAAGCTATGAAAAAATTTGatcataataatataataaaattattaggGGTTTGTTTGCAAAGTGAACCAATATATACAGTGATGGAGTTTATGTTACATGGtgatttaaaaacatttctttTGGCTCGAAGAAACTTGGTTAGAGAAAATATTTCTGATGAAAGTGATATTTCACCCAAGCGCCTTACACTTTACGCAATTGATATTGCCAACGGTTTGGCATATTTAGCTAAGAGAAAGTACGTTCATAGAGACATCGCATGTCGAAACTGTTTGGTAAATTTTGATAGGGTCGTAAAAATTTCAGATTTTGGCATGGCTCGACCAACTTTTGAAAGTGATTATTATAGATATAACCGCAAGGGTATGAGAAAACTTTTCCCAGTTCGCTGGATGCCACCAGAAACATTATCTTTGGGTTTATTCACTACAGCTTCGGATATTTGGTCGTACGGAGTAGTTCTATATGAATTAATATCTTTTGGGGCTTACCCCTACCAAGGACTGACAAATAATCAGGTTCTTGATTATGTTAAAAGTggaaatacaataaatatacCTTCTAAAGCTAAGCCCCAGCTGGAAAGACTTATTCAGGCATGTTGGAGTCAAGATGCGGCTTATCGACCTTCTGCTTTAGAAATCATTGAATATATTTCAAAGTATCCTCGACTTTTAAATGCTTGCCTTGATATTCCACCAAAGTCAATTAATATGAAAGGCAACAAGACGTACGATTTAAAAGTCTTAGATAAAATTATCCAGTCTTCGGAAGATATGGAGGTTCTTTCGAATAGTTCTTTACCATTTAGATCCATACAAACTACTCTAGATGGTTATAGTATAATGACTCCACTCCTAACACATCAATAA
- the LOC108128186 gene encoding putative molluscan insulin-related peptide(s) receptor isoform X2, producing MKVLDWSKVSFLYETESVEYISTLEENLKQRNFTLTINIKIDTNCNPTHIKENLQRLNQARSKIIIANLYYPTAAKTICEALKLKMTQQYGYIWFLPHELLKDFYGWQITVNDSCSAQDFHEAVNGHFSIMHTPFFNYSARMQEGRTIKDWKESYRTQYGSEPSSYSGFTYDAVWTYALAAHKLLLEDKNAFNNLRTAKVINKFSEIIWETRFNGLSGNVYFTRGVPGGSRALSLDLLQWRNTSFHRIGTYESPTKLVKPGIRISEGNLFLNMTSIYWPTGRVPEDGRFDCRFSILARLFNSSCDTSLIIVTISFCIFSVSSISFIFFFFFKHFYKRKLKRSAQIMKLFGIDILSPTLSEKNTLDKWEIAKENVVINRRLGEGAFGMVYGGEAKFSENKWIAVAVKTLKSGQSTEDRIDFLTEAEAMKKFDHNNIIKLLGVCLQSEPIYTVMEFMLHGDLKTFLLARRNLVRENISDESDISPKRLTLYAIDIANGLAYLAKRKYVHRDIACRNCLVNFDRVVKISDFGMARPTFESDYYRYNRKGMRKLFPVRWMPPETLSLGLFTTASDIWSYGVVLYELISFGAYPYQGLTNNQVLDYVKSGNTINIPSKAKPQLERLIQACWSQDAAYRPSALEIIEYISKYPRLLNACLDIPPKSINMKGNKTYDLKVLDKIIQSSEDMEVLSNSSLPFRSIQTTLDGYSIMTPLLTHQ from the exons ATGAAAGTCTTGGATTGGAGTAAAGTAAGTTTTTTATATGAAACAGAATCAGTTGAATATATATCGACATTAGAAGAAAATTTAAAGCAACGAAATTTTACTTTgactataaatattaaaattgacACCAATTGCAACCCCACCCATATTAAAGAG aaccTTCAAAGATTAAATCAAGCTCGATCTAAGATTATAATTGCAAACTTATATTATCCAACTGCTGCCAAAACAATATGTGaagcattaaaattaaaa ATGACTCAACAGTACGGTTATATTTGGTTTCTTCCCCATGAACTCTTAAAAGACTTTTATGGTTGGCaaataactgttaacgatAGCTGTAGTGCGCAAGATTTCCACGAG gcAGTAAATGGTCATTTTAGTATAATGCACACaccattttttaattattcggCACGTATGCAAGAAGGCCGGACAATAAAAGATTGGAAAGAATCATATAGAACTCAATATGGATCCGAACCGTCTTCTTATTCTGGCTTTACATATGATGCAGTTTGGACATACGCCTTAGCCGCTCATAAGTTACTGCTTGAAGACAAAAATGCTTTTAACAATTTAAGAACAGCAAAAGTTATAAATAAGTTTAGTGAAATTATTTGGGAAACAAGATTTAATGGCTTATCTGGGAACGTATATTTTACACGGGGGGTACCTGGTGGGTCACGTGCTCTTAGCTTGGATTTATTGCAGTGGCGAAATACTAGTTTCCACCGAATTGGAACATATGAGTCTCCTACGAAACTTGTTAAGCCTGGGATTCGTATTAGTGAAGGAAATTTATTCTTGAATATGACATCTATATATTGGCCAACAGGTCGAGTTCCCGAAGATGGTAGATTTGACTGCCGATTTTCAATACTGGCTAGATTATTTAATTCTAGTTGTGATACGTCCCTAATAATTGTCACAATttcattttgtatattttctgTATCATCTAtatcgtttattttttttttcttttttaaacacTTTTATAAACGTAAACTAAAGCGTTCGGCTCAGATAATGAAATTGTTTGGTATCGACATTCTTTCTCCGACATTGAGTGAAAAAAATACCTTAGATAAATGGGAAATAGCCAAAGAGAATGTGGTAATAAACCGACGATTAGGAGAAGGAGCATTTGGTATGGTGTACGGAGGGGAAGcaaaattttctgaaaatAAGTGGATCGCTGTGGCAGTAAAGACATTAAAATCTGGGCAATCTACCGAAGATCGCATCGACTTTTTGACAGAAGCGGAAGCTATGAAAAAATTTGatcataataatataataaaattattaggGGTTTGTTTGCAAAGTGAACCAATATATACAGTGATGGAGTTTATGTTACATGGtgatttaaaaacatttctttTGGCTCGAAGAAACTTGGTTAGAGAAAATATTTCTGATGAAAGTGATATTTCACCCAAGCGCCTTACACTTTACGCAATTGATATTGCCAACGGTTTGGCATATTTAGCTAAGAGAAAGTACGTTCATAGAGACATCGCATGTCGAAACTGTTTGGTAAATTTTGATAGGGTCGTAAAAATTTCAGATTTTGGCATGGCTCGACCAACTTTTGAAAGTGATTATTATAGATATAACCGCAAGGGTATGAGAAAACTTTTCCCAGTTCGCTGGATGCCACCAGAAACATTATCTTTGGGTTTATTCACTACAGCTTCGGATATTTGGTCGTACGGAGTAGTTCTATATGAATTAATATCTTTTGGGGCTTACCCCTACCAAGGACTGACAAATAATCAGGTTCTTGATTATGTTAAAAGTggaaatacaataaatatacCTTCTAAAGCTAAGCCCCAGCTGGAAAGACTTATTCAGGCATGTTGGAGTCAAGATGCGGCTTATCGACCTTCTGCTTTAGAAATCATTGAATATATTTCAAAGTATCCTCGACTTTTAAATGCTTGCCTTGATATTCCACCAAAGTCAATTAATATGAAAGGCAACAAGACGTACGATTTAAAAGTCTTAGATAAAATTATCCAGTCTTCGGAAGATATGGAGGTTCTTTCGAATAGTTCTTTACCATTTAGATCCATACAAACTACTCTAGATGGTTATAGTATAATGACTCCACTCCTAACACATCAATAA
- the LOC138925979 gene encoding circumsporozoite protein-like has translation MVGLFKINTQPKASSSMSSSASIVVSSDDSDIEIVGDPSWNAKKARSEWMVRRAAGRGGCIPVGSFEVERRRRSEELVLRLRAEWDSRRLALMKVTENMARARVKDCPNAEEEREGGQAAAHRRTPEGHGQGEGEDGTAAADPEDSGDGEEKGRRRKGATGQKVEEEDTADATPQTGEAGGEAVQGDLELEEGPGADAVARGAPDTVSTGEKGGAAVGEGAVGVAGAAEACAGPADVLPREAAGKTGAGAAGIGRRRARCAGRQLAAGACRKGEGGDDQAERKTRKMVHLGTSWCHVLPGARRR, from the coding sequence ATGGTCGGCCTATTCAAAATCAACACGCAGCCGAAAGCATCATCAAGCATGTCATCCAGCGCATCAATAGTTGTTTCGTCCGACGACAGCGATATTGAAATAGTCGGCGATCCTTCGTGGAACGCCAAGAAGGCTAGATCGGAGTGGATGGTCCGGCGGGCAGCAGGAAGAGGAGGATGCATCCCGGTCGGGTCTTTCGAGGTGGAGCGGCGGCGCAGGAGCGAGGAGCTGGTCCTGCGCCTGCGAGCGGAGTGGGACAGTCGGCGGCTGGCCCTGATGAAGGTGACGGAGAACATGGCGAGAGCCCGCGTCAAGGATTGCCCAAATGCGGAGGAGGAACGCGAAGGAGGCCAGGCAGCGGCGCATCGACGGACGCCAGAGGGCCATGGTCAGGGCGAGGGCGAAGACGGCACGGCAGCGGCGGATCCGGAAGATAGTGGAGACGGCGAAGAGAAGGGCCGCCGCCGGAAGGGTGCGACAGGCCAGAAAGTGGAAGAGGAAGATACCGCCGACGCCACGCCCCAGACCGGAGAGGCCGGAGGAGAAGCCGTGCAGGGCGACCTCGAGCTGGAGGAGGGCCCGGGCGCCGACGCCGTGGCCCGCGGTGCCCCCGACACCGTGTCCAcgggagaaaaaggaggagcAGCCGTTGGAGAAGGGGCCGTGGGTGTGGCCGGAGCCGCGGAGGCCTGCGCTGGGCCGGCAGACGTCTTGCCCAGAGAAGCGGCCGGCAAGACCGGTGCTGGAGCGGCAGGCATCGGTCGGAGGCGGGCGAGATGTGCCGGAAGACAATTGGCCGCCGGAGCTTGCCGCAAGGGTGAAGGCGGAGATGACCAAGCGGAGAGGAAAACCAGGAAGATGGTGCATCTTGGTACAAGTTGGTGCCACGTGCTTCCGGGTGCGAGGAGGCGGTAG